In the Phaeobacter piscinae genome, AGCCGCCCAATCTTTTAGAAGCTGTCTTCGAACTTCTTCGCCAGATCTTCGATGTTGTCCGGCGGCCAGTCCTCGACGTCCATGCCAAGGTGCAGACCCATGCCCGACAGCACTTCTTTGATCTCGTTCAGCGACTTGCGGCCGAAGTTCGGCGTGCGCAGCATTTCTGCTTCGGTCTTCTGGATGAGATCGCCGATGTAGACGATGTTGTCGTTCTTCAGGCAGTTTGCCGAACGTACGGACAGTTCCAGCTCGTCCACTTTCTTCAACAGAAGCGGGTTGAACTCGAGACCGTCGTCATCGTCCTGACGGTTTGCCGATTCCGGCTCGTCGAAGTTGACGAAGATCGACAGCTGATCCTGCACGATACGGGCCGCATAAGCGACCGCGTCATCGGGCGTGATGGAGCCGTCTGTTTCGATCTTCATGGTCAGTTTGTCATAGTCCAGAACCTGACCTTCGCGGGTCGGCTGAACGTCATAGGAGACCTTCTTGACCGGCGAATAGATGGCGTCGATCGGGATCAGACCGATGGGCGCATCTTCGGGCTTGTTCTTGTCAGCAGAGACATAGCCCTTGCCGGTGTTGACGGTCAGTTCCATGAACAGATCCGCACCATCATCAAGGTGGCAGATCACGTGTTCACGGTTCAGCACTTCGATGCCAGCGGATTCGGAGATGTCACCGGCGGTGACAACTGCGGGGCCTTTGGCATTGATCGAAAGACGCTTGGGGCCTTCGACTTCCATGCGCAGCGACACACCTTTGAGGTTCAGGATGATGTCGGTGACATCTTCGCGAACGCCGGCGACGCTGGAGAATTCATGCAGGACGTTGTCGATCTGCACGGAGGTGATGGCGGCGCCTTGCAGCGAGCTCATCAGGACGCGGCGCAGCGCGTTGCCCAGTGTCAGACCAAAGCCGCGCTCCAGCGGTTCAGCCACAACGGTGGCCTGGCGTGCGGGATCATTGCCCGGCTTCACGTCAAGCTGAGTCGGCTTGATCAGTTCAGCCCAATTCTTGTGGATCATGCGGTCCCTCCATTCCTGTCTATACCTCATGTCCGAAGGTACAGACGCCCGAGGTTTCAAATGGCGTACTGGGGCCTTGCAGAAATCGCAAAGCCCCAGCAAAAATCAGTGTCGCTTAGACGCGACGGCGCTTCGGCGGACGGCAGCCGTTGTGCGCGATCGGGGTCACATCACGGATCGAGGTGATGTTGAAGCCCACTGCGGCCAGAGCGCGCAGTGCGGATTCACGGCCCGAACCGGGACCCTGAACTTCGACTTCCAGAGTTTTAACGCCGTGTTCCTGCGCCTTTTTGCCTGCGTCTTCAGCAGCCATCTGAGCCGCATAAGGAGTCGATTTACGCGACCCTTTGAAGCCCATGGTGCCTGCGGAGGACCAGGAAATCGCATTGCCTTGCACGTCCGAGATCAGGATCTTGGTGTTGTTGAACGAGGAGTTCACATGTGCAACGCCGGAGGCGATGTTCTTGCGCTCTTTGCGCTTGGTACGAGTCTTATCGCGTGCCATTGATCAAACCCTCCCTTATTTCTTCTTACCAGCAATGGCCTTTGCGGGGCCTTTGCGAGTACGAGCGTTGGTGTGGGTACGCTGACCGCGAACGGGCAGGTTACGACGATGGCGCAGACCGCGGTAGCAGCCGAGGTCCATCAGACGCTTGATGTTCATCTGAACTTCACGGCGCAGGTCGCCTTCGACGGTGTAGTTGGCGTCGATGTGCTCACGCACGGCCAGAACTTCAGCGTCGGACAGCTCGTTTACACGACGGGTTGCGTCGATGCCTACGGCTTCGCAGATGGCTTCAGCAGAGGTCGTGCCAATGCCAGTGATATAGGTGAGGGCGATCGGTACCCGCTTTGCAGTCGGGATGTTTACGCCGGCAATACGTGCCACGTGTCACTTTCCTTTTCGTTGCGGTTCCGTAGCGCCGGAACCTTTTTTCACAACGCTTGACCTTGGCAGTGTCGCCCGTTGGTCCAGCATTTCGAGGTGGTCAGGGCGGCAGAAATTGCACGCACCTGTGATGATTCCCAGAAGGGATGGGGTTCCCTATGTGGAAATCGCACTATGGTCAACCCGTCGGCAAGACTGGGGCCGAAGTTTCCCCCAAGGTCAACCTCCCGCAGCGCAATTTGTGAGGTATTTCTGCCAGCACGCGACCACGTACAAAAACGCCCCGGCCGGTGTGGCGCGGGGCGTTTTCAAATCCAAACGGATCAGGCCATCAGTCACCCATGATCCAGCCGAGGTTTTTGCGGACCTCTTCGATGGACGCCAGACCGTCGAGGCGCTGCAGGTTGCCCTTGGCATAGTAATAGCCGATCAGCGGCGAGGTCTTCTTGTAGTATTCCATCAGACGGGTGCGGAGGCTTTCCTCGTTGTCATCCGGGCGGCGTTTCTGGCTGGTGCCACCGCAATTGGTGCATTTGCCATCCTCAGGCCAGGGCTTGGTCTCGTCGTGATAGACCTCACCGCAATCGCCACAGGTGGAGCGACCGGTGATGCGGGCGACCAATGCGGTGTCATCCACCTGCATCTCAATCACCGCATCCAGTTTCTGACCAGTTTCGCGCAGCAGTTCCGCCAGCGCATCCGCCTGAGCGAGTGTGCGGGGGAAGCCGTCGAAGATAAAGCCGCCCTCGGCCCCCTCTTCGATCTTCTCACGGATCAGACCGATCACGATGCGATCCGTGACCAGCTCACCGCGGGCGATCACTGCGGCAACCCGCTGGCCCATTTCACTGCCCGACGCCTGCGCATCGCGCAGCATGTCGCCGGTGCTCAGCTGAACCATATTGCGAGATTCAACCAGGTAACGGGCTTGTGTTCCCTTGCCCGCGCCGGGCGGGCCCAGAAGGATAATATTGCTCATCGGCGTGCAGGTCCCCGTCGTGTCCGTTTCTTATTCCGACCGCGCAGCTGGCTCTTTTCAATGAGACCTTCGTATTGATGCGCAAGCAGGTGGCTTTGTGCCTGTTGAATGGTGTCCATCACAACAGAAACCACAATCAACACGGAGGTACCGCCAAAGTAAACCGGGATTGCAAGCTGACCGCGCAGGATTTCCGGTAGTAGACAGACAGCAGCCAGATAGGCGGAGCCCAGGACCAGCACACGGTTGACCACATATTCGAGGTATTCCGCGGTCTTTTTGCCGGGGCGGATGCCGGGGACAAAACCGTTCTGGTTCTTCAGGTTATTGGCCACCTCGTCAGGTTTGAAGGACACGTTGAAGGTGTAGAAATAGGCAAAGAACACGATCATGCCGACGAAGAACAACAGGTAGAGCGGCTGACCGGGGCCGAAGTTGGCCAGCAGCCAAGACATAATCGGACCGCTGGTTGCATTCGACGAGAAGGTGGAGATGGTCACCGGCAGCAGCAGCAAGGACGAAGCGAAGATTGCGGGAATCACACCTGCCGGGTTCACCTTGACCGGCAGGTGGCTGGAACCACCGTCATAGACCTTCATGCCGACCTGACGGCGCGGATACTGGATGTGGATCTTGCGCAGGGCGCGTTCCATGAACACCACGAACATGATGATCGCGATCATCATCAGGATTACCGCGATAATCACTGCCGGGCTAATGGCACCGGAGCGGCCGGAGGCCAGGAACTGGGCAATTGCGGCGGGCACCTCGGCGATGATGCCAACGAAGATGATCAGGGAGATACCATTGCCGATGCCGCGCTGGGTGATCTGCTCGCCGAGCCACATCAGGAACATGGTGCCGCCGACCAGCGTGATCATGCAGGCGAGACGGAAATACAGGCCCGGATCCGTCGCCAGATCGCCCGATTCGAGCGACACAGCGAGGCCATAGGCCTGCGCCGTGGCCAGAAGCACGGTGCCGTAACGGGTGTATTGGTTGATTTTCTTGCGGCCCTGCTCGCCCTCTTTTTTGAGCTGTTCGAGCGCCGGGACCATCGAGGTCAGCAGCTGCACAATGATCGACGCCGAAATATAGGGCATGATGCCAAGTGCAAAGATGCCCATACGGCCAAGCGCACCGCCGGTGAACATGGACACCATGCCCCCGATGCCCTGCCCTGCCGAGGTCATGAACTGGCGCAGAGCATCCGCATCAATCCCCGGAACGGGAATATAGGTGCCCAGGCGATAGACAATCAAAAGCCCGAGCGTAAACAGGATGCGGTTGCGCAGATCCGTGGCTTTGCCAAGAGCGGCCCAGCTGGTGTTCGCCGCCATTTGTTCTGCTGCTGATACCATAAAAAAGGTCTCTTCTTGCGAAAACGCCGCCCAGGGCCGTTTTCCGGCTCGGGCGGCGTTAATGGAAAACTGAAGACTATGTAAGCGGCATCGGCGCCGCTCACAAGCTGTTACTCAGCTGCGGCAGTGTTTGCCACGGTCAGGGCGCCACCAGCCTTTGCGACCGCGTCAACGGCGGCCTTGGAGGCGCCGGTCACAGCGATGGTTGCCTTGGCAGTGAAGTCACCCTTTGCCAGAACGCGGATACCGTCCAGTTTACGGCGTACCAGACCCGAAGAAATCAGGGTATCTTCGGTGATGGAACCGGCTTCCAGCTTGCCTTCGTCGATGAATTTCTGGATCAGGCCCAGGTTCACAACGGCGTAGGACTTACGGTTCGGCTTGTTGAAGCCACGCTTCGGCAGGCGTTGGTAGAGGGGCATCTGGCCGCCTTCGTAGCCATTGATCGAAACACCCGAACGGGATTTCTGACCTTTGATACCACGGCCACCCATTTTACCTTTACCGGAACCCGGACCACGGGCAACGCGCATACGTTTTTTGGCGGCGCCTGGATTGTCGCGCAGTTCATTGAGTTTCATATCGCTTCTCCTTTGCCGGAAGTGCCCCCGAAGCGGATTAGGGCAGACACGGCGTTTCTTGGTTTTATGATTCTGTGTCCCGCAGGACCACCGGGGGCGTATAGACCCGATGCGGAGCGGGATCAAGGGTGCAATATGGCTGGCAACTGGCTCCCAAAGGCGCACAGCCAGACGCAGCGCCGGGGCCTCTGCCCTGCCGGTTGCGTGTTATTCTGCTACCTCATGGTTCCGTTGCGTTTGTGGCCGACCATAAAGGGTGGCGGCGCCGCCGGGGTATGTGGGACGGGATCTCTCCCGTGCGAGGATAATATTATCGTGCTTCCCGACTGCCACGCCGGGGCCCTGGTCATCGGTGCCGGGGGTGTCAGGCCCGGCGGGTGATCGCGATCCTGTGCAGGATGCCACAGGCGCATGAACGGATCATGGAGCGGGCGGGCGCTGGGGTCGCAACGGCCAGCTACTGGCCAACACCCGGCCTCTTATTGGCCCGCCGCCTCAGAAACCAAAAACGCCCCCGCAAAGCGGAGGCGCGTCCAGTCCGGCCCCTGAGGGAGGAGAGAGAGCCAGTCTGACACTTGGGCAACCCAGGGGCGGCAGCAATACTGCGATCAGCCCCGGATGGCAAAGCTCAGTGGCCGTAGGCCTGAACATGAGCGATCTGCGGAATATCGCAGCGACGCACGCCGATGTCGGCCAGATCGCGGTTGGAAAGGCTGTCCAGCTCAGCGAAGGTGCGTTTGTACTCGGCGCGACGCGCCCAGCTATCCTTGATCTCTTCTGCCAGGCCGCGCAGGCGGGTGATCAGATTGAAGCCAGTGTCGGTGGTGTTGATGACATGTGCCATGGTATTGGTCCTTTCTCTGGCCGGACGAATTTCCGGCTGTTCTCAATTGTGTCTGTTTCAGTGACACCCGTGAGATAGGCGCAAATGTTTGCGCAAACAACTGACAGCTCGGACTGCCCGCTATGCATGCCAAGCATAGGAGGTGACTCAAACGTCAACCCGCCCGTCCGGGCTGCGTTCTGGGGTTTCTGCACCCCTCTGGACCCGTGGACCCGGGGGCGCACAGCCCCAACAGACATCGGCGTGAGAGCCTGACATACATGAGCACCAGGTTGGCCAGAAAAAGAAAAAAGCGCCCCGAAATCGGGGCGCTTTCTGTATTCTTGGCTCATGCGAGAGAGGCTTAGTCGCGCTCTTCGATGATCTCAACCAGATGCGAGATCTTGTTGACCATACCGCGTACGGAAGGGGTATCTTCCAGTTCGCGAGTCTTGTGCATCTTGTTCAGGCCCAGGCCAACGAGGGTAGCGCGCTGGTCTGCGGGGCGGCGGATCGGGGAACCGATCTGCTTAACAACGATGGTTTTTGCCATGTGTCCGTCTCCTTACGCTTCTGCTTCAGCGGCAGGTGCTTCATCCCGCTTGGGCAGGATGTCGGCGACTTTTTTGCCACGACGCTGAGCAACCGAACGAGGCGACTGCTCTTTTTTCAGACCGTCCATAGTGGCGCGGATCATGTTGTAGGGGTTCTGCGAACCGATCGACTTCGAAACAACGTCTTTGACGCCGAGCATTTCGAAGACAGCACGCATCGGACCACCTGCGATGATACCGGTACCTTCAGGGGCGGTGCGCATGACAACTTTGCCTGCGCCGTGACGGCCGTGCATGTCGTGATGCAGGGTGCGGCCTTCTTTCAGCTGCACACGGATCATCTGACGCTTGGCCTGCTCGGTGGCTTTACGAATGGCCTCGGGGACCTCTTTCGCTTTACCTTTACCGAAGCCGACGCGGCCTTTCTGATCGCCAACAACCACAAGAGCGGCGAAGCCAAAGCGCTTACCACCTTTTACGGTTTTCGACACCCGGTTGATCGCGACCAGACGGTCAGCAAATTCCGGTGTTTCTTCTTCGCGGCGGCCACGGCCACGGCGATTTTCACGTTCTGCCATGAGGCAATCCTTTTTTCTGGCGACAAGCGCCTGACGTATACTCAATCCAGGTGGGCAAGGGCCGAACCGGCCCACCCCCGGATCATCGGGATGGCGCGAACGCCATCCACCTTGACTTAGGGTGCGCCCCGCGTTCCCGGACAACCGAAAACACAGGGCGCAGATCCTTAGATCTTC is a window encoding:
- a CDS encoding DNA-directed RNA polymerase subunit alpha, producing MIHKNWAELIKPTQLDVKPGNDPARQATVVAEPLERGFGLTLGNALRRVLMSSLQGAAITSVQIDNVLHEFSSVAGVREDVTDIILNLKGVSLRMEVEGPKRLSINAKGPAVVTAGDISESAGIEVLNREHVICHLDDGADLFMELTVNTGKGYVSADKNKPEDAPIGLIPIDAIYSPVKKVSYDVQPTREGQVLDYDKLTMKIETDGSITPDDAVAYAARIVQDQLSIFVNFDEPESANRQDDDDGLEFNPLLLKKVDELELSVRSANCLKNDNIVYIGDLIQKTEAEMLRTPNFGRKSLNEIKEVLSGMGLHLGMDVEDWPPDNIEDLAKKFEDSF
- the rpsK gene encoding 30S ribosomal protein S11 — its product is MARDKTRTKRKERKNIASGVAHVNSSFNNTKILISDVQGNAISWSSAGTMGFKGSRKSTPYAAQMAAEDAGKKAQEHGVKTLEVEVQGPGSGRESALRALAAVGFNITSIRDVTPIAHNGCRPPKRRRV
- the rpsM gene encoding 30S ribosomal protein S13, with translation MARIAGVNIPTAKRVPIALTYITGIGTTSAEAICEAVGIDATRRVNELSDAEVLAVREHIDANYTVEGDLRREVQMNIKRLMDLGCYRGLRHRRNLPVRGQRTHTNARTRKGPAKAIAGKKK
- a CDS encoding adenylate kinase → MSNIILLGPPGAGKGTQARYLVESRNMVQLSTGDMLRDAQASGSEMGQRVAAVIARGELVTDRIVIGLIREKIEEGAEGGFIFDGFPRTLAQADALAELLRETGQKLDAVIEMQVDDTALVARITGRSTCGDCGEVYHDETKPWPEDGKCTNCGGTSQKRRPDDNEESLRTRLMEYYKKTSPLIGYYYAKGNLQRLDGLASIEEVRKNLGWIMGD
- the secY gene encoding preprotein translocase subunit SecY: MVSAAEQMAANTSWAALGKATDLRNRILFTLGLLIVYRLGTYIPVPGIDADALRQFMTSAGQGIGGMVSMFTGGALGRMGIFALGIMPYISASIIVQLLTSMVPALEQLKKEGEQGRKKINQYTRYGTVLLATAQAYGLAVSLESGDLATDPGLYFRLACMITLVGGTMFLMWLGEQITQRGIGNGISLIIFVGIIAEVPAAIAQFLASGRSGAISPAVIIAVILMMIAIIMFVVFMERALRKIHIQYPRRQVGMKVYDGGSSHLPVKVNPAGVIPAIFASSLLLLPVTISTFSSNATSGPIMSWLLANFGPGQPLYLLFFVGMIVFFAYFYTFNVSFKPDEVANNLKNQNGFVPGIRPGKKTAEYLEYVVNRVLVLGSAYLAAVCLLPEILRGQLAIPVYFGGTSVLIVVSVVMDTIQQAQSHLLAHQYEGLIEKSQLRGRNKKRTRRGPARR
- the rplO gene encoding 50S ribosomal protein L15, with amino-acid sequence MKLNELRDNPGAAKKRMRVARGPGSGKGKMGGRGIKGQKSRSGVSINGYEGGQMPLYQRLPKRGFNKPNRKSYAVVNLGLIQKFIDEGKLEAGSITEDTLISSGLVRRKLDGIRVLAKGDFTAKATIAVTGASKAAVDAVAKAGGALTVANTAAAE
- a CDS encoding DUF1127 domain-containing protein; amino-acid sequence: MAHVINTTDTGFNLITRLRGLAEEIKDSWARRAEYKRTFAELDSLSNRDLADIGVRRCDIPQIAHVQAYGH
- the rpmD gene encoding 50S ribosomal protein L30; its protein translation is MAKTIVVKQIGSPIRRPADQRATLVGLGLNKMHKTRELEDTPSVRGMVNKISHLVEIIEERD
- the rpsE gene encoding 30S ribosomal protein S5: MAERENRRGRGRREEETPEFADRLVAINRVSKTVKGGKRFGFAALVVVGDQKGRVGFGKGKAKEVPEAIRKATEQAKRQMIRVQLKEGRTLHHDMHGRHGAGKVVMRTAPEGTGIIAGGPMRAVFEMLGVKDVVSKSIGSQNPYNMIRATMDGLKKEQSPRSVAQRRGKKVADILPKRDEAPAAEAEA